From the Homalodisca vitripennis isolate AUS2020 unplaced genomic scaffold, UT_GWSS_2.1 ScUCBcl_13612;HRSCAF=23917, whole genome shotgun sequence genome, the window TTGTTTTTGTGGGattgtttatgttattagtataattttttttgctCTGTATTACAGCCGAAGAAGATTGATGTTCAAGTGATTTCCCACCACATGCAACGCTACGCGGTTTGGTTTGGTGGAAGCATGCTGGCCTCTACGGTAAGTAGTTGTGATGGCCACTGTTATTCATACATTGTATTTACAACGACCAATCTATTAACTTAGACATCCAACACATTGCACCAAAGTAAATCATTTGAGTTGTAGTAAACTAGGTAAATTCCTTGAAGTAATATACCACATT encodes:
- the LOC124375119 gene encoding actin-related protein 3B-like, translated to MFRDFGRRLQRDIKRVVDARLRDSEALSGGHIKPKKIDVQVISHHMQRYAVWFGGSMLASTVSSCDGHCYSYIVFTTTNLLT